A window from Pseudomonas sp. MRSN 12121 encodes these proteins:
- a CDS encoding antitoxin Xre/MbcA/ParS toxin-binding domain-containing protein: MTAAAKKNATAKPSTQVAPAKAASPKKAKAASLREGQAVYALPSPMVRGLLPGTDADDPMAVFRATQAGFSLGSVIDLVESVEAFKRYNVLAKIVGFSERTLARRLKHQDQSLTPEQSARALHYAQVLEKAEAVFGSRALAEDWMTQPALGLDGEVPIDLLANAVGYELVTDFLHRLEFGVY, translated from the coding sequence ATGACGGCAGCGGCAAAAAAAAACGCGACGGCAAAACCTTCGACCCAGGTCGCGCCAGCCAAGGCGGCCTCGCCGAAAAAAGCCAAGGCCGCTAGCCTGCGCGAAGGGCAGGCGGTTTATGCCCTGCCTTCGCCCATGGTGCGGGGGTTGCTGCCGGGCACCGACGCCGATGACCCGATGGCGGTCTTCCGGGCGACCCAGGCGGGGTTCTCCCTCGGCTCGGTGATCGATCTGGTGGAGTCGGTCGAGGCCTTCAAGCGCTACAACGTGCTGGCGAAGATCGTCGGTTTTTCCGAGCGCACCCTGGCGCGGCGGCTGAAGCACCAGGACCAGTCCCTGACCCCGGAACAGAGCGCCCGCGCCTTGCACTACGCCCAGGTGCTGGAGAAGGCCGAGGCGGTATTCGGATCCCGCGCGCTGGCCGAGGACTGGATGACCCAGCCAGCGCTGGGCCTGGACGGCGAAGTGCCGATCGACCTGCTGGCCAACGCGGTCGGCTATGAACTGGTGACGGACTTCCTGCACCGGCTCGAGTTCGGGGTCTACTGA
- a CDS encoding RES family NAD+ phosphorylase has product MLNDPLAPSLHFWRLDQARHAATWNSGIGAEGSGGRWNPKGLQVVYASLDASTAILEVAVHKGFKALDCLPHTLTAARVLAPSKIHTVHPEDIPNPNWLVPGTPSHSQQAFGARLLEQHPFVLIPSSVSRHSWNLLINPLLATGLYELVLQERFALDGRLSPPEG; this is encoded by the coding sequence ATGCTCAACGATCCCCTGGCCCCGTCCCTGCATTTCTGGCGCCTCGACCAGGCCCGGCACGCCGCGACCTGGAACAGCGGGATCGGCGCCGAAGGCAGCGGCGGGCGCTGGAACCCCAAGGGCCTGCAAGTGGTGTACGCCAGCCTGGACGCCTCGACGGCGATCCTGGAAGTGGCGGTGCACAAGGGCTTCAAGGCCCTCGACTGCCTGCCCCATACCCTCACCGCGGCCCGGGTACTGGCCCCATCGAAAATCCACACCGTCCACCCCGAAGACATCCCCAACCCCAACTGGCTGGTCCCCGGCACCCCCAGCCACAGCCAGCAAGCCTTCGGCGCCCGCCTGCTGGAACAGCACCCCTTTGTGCTGATCCCCTCCAGCGTGTCGCGCCACAGCTGGAACCTGCTGATCAACCCCTTGCTGGCCACGGGGTTGTACGAGCTGGTGCTGCAGGAGCGTTTTGCGCTGGATGGAAGGTTGAGTCCGCCGGAGGGGTGA